A single window of Channa argus isolate prfri chromosome 2, Channa argus male v1.0, whole genome shotgun sequence DNA harbors:
- the cyp1a gene encoding cytochrome P450 1A1, with protein sequence MALMILPFIGSVSATEGLLAITTVCLVYMILKFFQPEIPEGLCRLPGPKPLPIIGNVLELGRKPYQSLTAMSEHYGHVFQIHIGMRPVVVLSGSETVRQALIKQGEEFAGRPDLYSFRFINDGESLAFSTDQSAVWRARRKLAYSALRSFSTLESKHSEYSCVLEEHVCKEGEYLINQLNTVMKADGCFDPFRYIVVSVANVICGMCFGRRYSHDDQELLSLVTLADDFSQVAGSGNPADFIPILQYLPSINMKKFKDLNARFNNFVQKIVREHYATYDKDNIRDITDSLIDHCEDRKLDENFNVQVSDEKIVGIVNDLFGAGFDTVSTALSWSVMYMVAYPEIQERLYQELKANVGLDRTPRLSDKPNLPFLEAFILEMLRHSSFLPFTIPHCTTKDTSLNGYFIPKDTCIFINQWQINHDPKLWKDPSSFNPDRFLSADGTEVNKVEGENVVAFGLGKRRCIGEVIARNEVYLFLAILIQKLQFHAMPGMPLDMTPQYGLTMKHKPCQLRATMRAIDEQ encoded by the exons ATGGCACTAATGATACTGCCATTCATTGGGTCAGTGTCAGCAACTGAAGGTTTGTTGGCCATAACAACGGTTTGTCTGGTGTACATGATTCTCAAGTTTTTCCAACCTGAGATTCCTGAAGGGCTTTGTCGTCTCCCTGGCCCAAAGCCCCTGCCTATCATTGGGAATGTGCTGGAGCTTGGCCGCAAACCTTATCAGAGTCTCACAGCTATGAGCGAGCATTACGGCCATGTCTTCCAGATTCACATTGGCATGCGTCCTGTGGTTGTGCTGAGTGGCAGTGAAACAGTTCGACAGGCTCTCATCAAGCAAGGGGAAGAGTTTGCAGGCAGACCTGACTTGTATAGCTTCCGCTTCATCAATGATGGTGAGAGCCTGGCTTTCAGTACTGACCAGTCTGCTGTCTGGCGTGCTCGCAGAAAGCTCGCTTACAGTGCCCTGCGCTCCTTTTCCACCCTGGAGAGCAAGCACTCAGAGTACTCCTGTGTTCTGGAGGAACACGTCTGTAAAGAGGGAGAGTATCTGATCAACCAGCTCAACACTGTCATGAAGGCTGACGGCTGCTTCGACCCCTTCCGTTACATTGTCGTCTCTGTGGCAAATGTCATCTGTGGAATGTGCTTTGGCCGCCGCTACAGCCACGATGACCAGGAGCTGCTCAGCCTGGTAACCCTCGCTGATGACTTCAGCCAAGTGGCGGGCAGTGGAAACCCTGCAGACTTCATCCCCATTCTTCAGTACCTGCCCAGCATAAACATGAAGAAATTTAAGGACCTTAATGCTCGCTTCAACAACTTTGTGCAAAAGATAGTCAGAGAACACTATGCCACCTATGACAAG GACAACATTCGTGATATCACAGACTCCCTCATTGATCACTGCGAGGACAGGAAGCTGGATGAAAACTTCAATGTCCAGGTGTCAGATGAGAAGATTGTAGGAATTGTCAATGACCTATTTGGTGCTG GTTTTGACACTGTCTCCACTGCATTGTCATGGTCAGTGATGTACATGGTAGCTTACCCAGAGATACAGGAGAGGCTTTACCAAGAGCTGA AGGCCAATGTGGGTCTGGACCGGACTCCTCGTCTGTCTGATAAACCCAACTTACCTTTCCTGGAGGCCTTCATCCTGGAGATGTTGAGGCACTCTTCATTCCTGCCCTTCACTATCCCGCACTG caCCACAAAAGACACATCACTGAATGGCTACTTCATTCCCAAAGACACCTGTATCTTCATCAATCAGTGGCAGATTAACCATGACCC TAAGCTGTGGAAAGATCCATCTTCTTTCAACCCAGACCGCTTCCTGAGCGCTGATGGCACTGAGGTCAACAAAGTAGAAGGGGAGAATGTAGTGGCTTTTGGCCTAGGGAAGCGGCGCTGCATCGGTGAAGTCATTGCACGGAATGAAGTCTACCTCTTCTTGGCAATTCTTATCCAGAAGCTGCAGTTCCACGCAATGCCAGGCATGCCGCTGGACATGACACCACAATACGGTCTCACAATGAAGCACAAACCCTGCCAGCTGAGAGCCACAATGCGAGCAATCGATGAGCAGTGA